A window of the Kazachstania africana CBS 2517 chromosome 10, complete genome genome harbors these coding sequences:
- the HFM1 gene encoding DNA helicase (similar to Saccharomyces cerevisiae HFM1 (YGL251C); ancestral locus Anc_3.578), which produces MGTKFDALGGSGFERHGKRPQRKKSKRNDQDKPFKISLSHNPLLDDEYGSDESYSTNTDTFLNRSNCSDDFSIDQDDTQISHDVQFKNDDFINNNSKRRLTIKKKHELTPTSVLPDSSQNIFQFTHFNRMQSESFKHIYECDNNCVISSPTGSGKTVLFELAILQLLRIPQVIIENLKILYIAPTKSLCSEIFNKWNNKFINFSVGMLTSDTSFLETDKVKKSNIIITTPEKWDLMTRKWKDYSRLFELFKLILIDEIHILGENRGATLEVVITRMSRMCRNIRIIAVSATIPNSEDIGKWLNSPKASSLVLKFDDSYRQVQLKKYVCGYTLNCKNDFQKDVLYNSKLMDIIEKYGRDKPILVFCPTRASTISTSKYLSQNSPVYGTKGSYSRYDDKLLNDCTSKGIAFHNAGLSLKDRTLVENEFINGKIKILCSTSTLAIGVNLPAYLVIIKGTRMWNISETKEYSNLEILQMVGRAGRPQFENEGCAVIMTDFNMKSIYENLVSGNDILESKLHLNLIEHLCSEISLGTVSTTANAIAWLKSTFFYVRFMKNRSSYYQLNRFLKRGEDAEAQLTLFCQSLLDNLLKEQLIEYNEASFRCTSYGHAMVRHYISFETMKTFLHATDYLGVEDVLKLLVTSKEFEDIRIRQNERKLYKEINLSPLIRYPYFTQNKQSQIIDKTSQKVSLIIQYELGGLEFPSFDWAYKLHQTLVQDKMRTFKHCYRLLKCLTDMFIERKDGPSLESTLYLLRSVNGNCWEDSAAVLRQLKTIGLVSVRKLLNHGVTTLEDLGNLMENQIEYYLGLNTGAGNKIKKDVSLLPLLNIRGKLDYCSITTENSLDITFKVEVSASFKSSIWHGNHLSLHIIIFSDSGLLIDFRRIQLSQLEYPRSFKINCVMKSKTDKLKFAVHCQEVAGIGKEFTFTVTDLPTNYASILSNSADNMTSANRFSTVDTFGSESDNLSLSSDDIIFTYLAEKKAEERDISGKNVSSPKLSTGRKLMENGNYQCNHTCKDRKRCRHLCCKEGIPKESIKLRKNAAITGKSKNLSEHDALHRQSPIYRSGHEAVKLSNKRLPGTRAEEWHEDLGERDNDVATVQSQLLSENGNHNHDTVAYDNLYSAHANIEEVVISSSSNISDNPFLEGGKVQQERPVNSKKENVEMLSELVSDYANADTISDSDADFDFLGSNVDIC; this is translated from the exons ATGGGGACTAAGTTTGATGCCCTCGGCGGCTCCGGGTTTGAAA GGCATGGAAAACGACCACAAAGGAAAAAGTCGAAAAGAAACGATCAAGACAAGCCTTTCAAGATAAGTCTTTCTCATAACCCTTTGCTAGATGACGAATACGGTAGTGATGAATCCTATTCTACCAATACAGACACCTTTTTAAATAGATCTAACTGTTCTGACGATTTTTCTATCGATCAAGATGATACACAGATAAGTCATGATGTACAATTCAAGAACGAcgattttatcaataataatagcaaGAGGAGACttacaataaaaaaaaaacacgAGTTAACCCCTACCTCGGTATTACCAGATTCCTCTCAGaacattttccaatttacCCATTTCAATAGAATGCAATCTGAATCATTTAAACACATCTACGAATGCGATAATAATTGTGTAATTTCGTCTCCTACGGGATCAGGAAAGACAGTGCTATTTGAATTAGCCATATTACAGCTACTAAGAATACCACAGGTCATAATAGAGAACTTGAAAATCCTTTATATTGCACCAACAAAGTCTTTGTGctctgaaattttcaataaatggaataataaattcataAACTTCTCTGTTGGGATGCTGACGAGTGACAcctcttttcttgaaactgacaaagttaaaaaatcaaatattataataaCAACGCCTGAAAAATGGGATCTAATGACTAGAAAATGGAAAGATTATAGTCGATTATTCGAATTGTTCAAACTAATCTTAATTGATGAGATTCATATCTTAGGTGAAAATCGTGGGGCTACATTGGAAGTTGTCATAACTCGAATGAGTCGAATGTGTCGAAATATAAGGATAATTGCAGTCAGCGCGACTATACCAAACAGTGAAGACATTGGAAAATGGTTAAATTCTCCAAAGGCGTCTTCTTTGGTGTTGAAATTTGACGATTCTTATAGGCAAGTACAACTTAAAAAATACGTATGTGGATATACACTTAACTGTAAGAATGATTTCCAAAAAGACGTACTTTATAACTCGAAATTAATGGATATCATAGAAAAATATGGCAGAGACAAACCAATTTTGGTTTTTTGTCCCACAAGAGcttcaacaatttcaacCTCTAAGTATCTATCCCAAAATTCGCCTGTTTATGGTACGAAGGGTTCATATTCAAGATATGACGATAAGCTACTCAACGATTGTACGTCCAAGGGAATTGCCTTCCACAATGCAGGATTGTCTCTAAAAGATAGAACTTTAGTGGAGaatgaatttataaatggtaaaatcaaaattctGTGTTCAACCTCTACACTGGCGATAGGAGTTAATTTGCCTGCATATCTAGTCATAATTAAGGGCACACGCATGTGGAATATTTCAGAAACTAAGGAATACtcaaatttagaaattttacaGATGGTCGGAAGAGCAGGTAGACCTCagtttgaaaatgaaggtTGCGCTGTTATTATGACAGATTTTAATatgaaatcaatttatGAAAATCTAGTGAGTGGTAACGATATACTAGAGAGCAAATTGCACCTAAATCTCATTGAGCATCTTTGTTCTGAGATATCCTTGGGGACAGTTTCCACGACAGCAAATGCCATAGCTTGGTTGAAAAGCACATTTTTCTACGTTAGGTTCATGAAAAATAGATCTTCTTATTATCAGTTGAATAGATTTCTGAAACGTGGAGAAGATGCTGAAGCCCAATTAACTTTGTTTTGTCAATCGTTGCTTGACaatcttttaaaagaaCAGTTGATTGAATACAATGAGGCATCATTCAGATGTACTTCATATGGTCATGCTATGGTGCGACATTACATATCATTCGAGACAATGAAAACATTTCTTCATGCCACAGACTATCTAGGCGTAGAAGATGTTCTAAAGTTGTTAGTTACGTCGAAAGAATTTGAGGATATAAGAATAAGACAAAACGAAAGgaaattatataaagagatAAATTTATCGCCTTTGATACGATACCCATATTTTACGCAGAATAAACAAAGTCAGATCATTGACAAAACTAGTCAAAAAGTTTcattaataattcaatatgAGTTGGGAGGATTAGAGTTTCCATCATTCGATTGGGCATATAAGTTACATCAAACTTTGGTTCAAGACAAAATGCGGACGTTTAAACATTGCTATAGGTTGCTAAAATGTTTAACTGATAtgtttattgaaagaaaagatggCCCATCCTTAGAAAGTACACTGTATTTATTAAGAAGCGTAAATGGTAATTGCTGGGAAGACTCGGCAGCTGTTCTAAGACAACTAAAAACTATTGGCCTTGTGTCAGTGAGAAAGCTTTTGAATCATGGAGTTACAACTCTTGAAGATTTGGGAAACTTGATggaaaatcaaattgaGTATTATCTAGGTTTAAACACAGGTGCAGGAAAcaagataaaaaaagatgttTCCTTACTGCCTTTACTAAATATTAGAGGGAAGTTAGATTACTGTTCAATCACCACAGAGAACAGTTTGGACATTACTTTTAAAGTTGAAGTTAGTGCCTCCTTCAAGTCATCGATATGGCATGGAAACCACTTATCACTACACATCATAATCTTCAGTGATAGCGGGCTGTTAATAGACTTTAGGAGAATCCAACTTTCTCAGTTAGAATACCCAAGATCCTTTAAGATTAACTGTGTTATGAAGTCCAAAACGGATAAACTAAAGTTTGCAGTCCACTGTCAAGAAGTAGCAGGCATAGGAAAAGAGTTTACGTTTACAGTAACTGATCTTCCAACAAACTATGCCTCTATACTTTCAAATAGTGCAGATAATATGACTTCTGCAAACCGCTTCTCAACTGTAGACACTTTTGGAAGTGAAAGTGATAATTTATCACTCAGCTCTGACGATATCATATTTACTTATCTAGCAGAAAAAAAGGCGGAGGAGCGCGACATTTCAGGGAAGAATGTTAGTTCTCCAAAACTTTCGACAGGACGAAAATTGATGGAAAATGGGAACTATCAGTGTAACCATACGTGTAAAGATCGAAAAAGATGTAGACACCTCTGCTGTAAAGAAGGAATTCCGAAAGAATCTATAAAGTTGAGAAAAAATGCTGCGATTACTGGTAAATCTAAGAATTTATCAGAACATGATGCCTTGCATAGACAGTCCCCAATCTATCGAAGTGGACACGAGGCTGTAAAGTTGTCCAATAAAAGGCTTCCTGGCACTAGAGCGGAAGAATGGCATGAAGATCTTGGTGAGCGTGATAATGATGTCGCAACTGTTCAATCCCAGTTATTATCCGAGAATGGTAACCATAACCATGATACTGTGGCATATGACAACCTGTATTCTGCACATGCGAATATAGAAGAGGTAGTCATATCATCGAGCAGTAATATTAGTGATAACCCATTCCTAGAAGGAGGGAAAGTACAACAAGAGCGCCCTGTGAACTcaaagaaggaaaatgtTGAAATGCTGTCTGAATTGGTCTCCGACTACGCCAATGCCGATACCATCAGTGACAGTGACGCCGATTTTGACTTCCTAGGATCCAATGTGGATATTTGCTAG
- the RTG2 gene encoding Rtg2p (similar to Saccharomyces cerevisiae RTG2 (YGL252C); ancestral locus Anc_3.579), translated as MSAISDNDTETEVVSRNLCGVVDIGSNGIRFSISSKAAHHARIMPCVFKDRVGIPLYDLQYSIENQEQVPIPADIIDEVCAAMKRFRLICEDFGVPETSVRVIGTEAIRNAINVEEFVRAIYRSTGWNVEVLSAEDEVRTGVYGVVSSFNIVSGLYFDLGSGTCKISWIQCSDGEILQSSTPLTLPYGSSSLTRRMKTEDSKKLFFEIKEACHDLLTKIKIPESLISYAEENGGFDLMTRGGGIRSMGHLLLAQTPDYPIQTIVNGLAYPYDEFSGMCDYLFVKGRIPDTQGTKIFKLSDKRAKQLPAVGLLMSAVFDALPKLNTIYFSEGGVREGSLYSILPREVRAEDPLLMASRPYAPLLASRYLALLETAIPDDDIPEIVRSRIAPALCNLAFVHASYPKELQPTAALHVATRGIIAGCHGLSHRARALIGIALCCRWGGNIPDLEEKYMRNLEALVLRHSSKVEAKRIVWWTKYIGTIMYVICGVHPGGNIRENVFDFVVSNRKEEALNISSLTIKNEHENGNENITKHKPREIEVYVRISKDELKTSASVRARIIQLQKKVRKLSKGNFERVKIGVKFYEEY; from the coding sequence ATGTCTGCCATATCTGATAACGATACTGAAACCGAAGTTGTGTCGAGAAACTTGTGCGGCGTAGTTGATATCGGCAGTAATGGTATAAGATTCAGCATCTCTTCGAAAGCTGCTCATCATGCAAGAATTATGCCATGTGTGTTTAAGGATAGAGTGGGAATCCCCCTATACGACCTTCAAtattccattgaaaatcaagaacAAGTTCCAATCCCAGCTGATATCATCGATGAAGTTTGCGCTGCAATGAAAAGGTTCAGGTTAATTTGTGAGGATTTTGGGGTCCCTGAAACCAGTGTGCGTGTGATTGGTACTGAAGCTATTAGAAACGCTATAAACGTAGAAGAATTTGTCAGAGCCATATACAGAAGTACAGGGTGGAATGTGGAAGTTCTTTCtgctgaagatgaagttAGAACAGGTGTATACGGTGTTGTATCTTCTTTTAATATCGTAAGTGGATTGTACTTTGATCTTGGTAGTGGTACATGCAAGATTTCTTGGATTCAGTGTTCTGATGGTGAAATATTGCAATCCTCAACTCCTTTGACGCTACCGTACGGATCTAGTTCACTTACTAGAAGGATGAAAACAGAGGATAGTAAAAAACtgttttttgaaataaaggAAGCTTGCCATGATCTGTTAACAAAGATAAAGATACCAGAAAGCCTAATCAGCTATGCAGAGGAAAATGGTGGTTTTGATCTTATGACTAGAGGTGGTGGTATTAGAAGTATGGGCCACCTGCTATTGGCCCAGACTCCTGATTACCCAATTCAAACGATTGTCAATGGGTTAGCTTATCCATatgatgaattttctgGTATGTGTGATTATCTATTTGTTAAAGGCAGGATTCCAGATACTCAAGGaactaaaatttttaagCTATCTGATAAACGGGCCAAACAATTACCTGCTGTAGGATTGCTCATGTCGGCTGTTTTTGATGCCTTGCCAAAGCTTAATACAATATATTTCAGTGAGGGTGGTGTCAGAGAAGGTTCTTTATATTCGATTCTACCTAGGGAAGTCCGAGCAGAAGATCCACTGTTAATGGCCTCTAGACCATATGCTCCTTTATTAGCATCCAGATATCTAGCTCTACTGGAGACAGCAATACCTGATGATGACATTCCAGAGATCGTACGTAGCAGAATTGCTCCTGCTCTCTGTAACCTTGCCTTTGTCCACGCATCCTATCCAAAAGAATTACAACCAACTGCAGCACTACATGTTGCAACAAGAGGTATAATAGCGGGATGTCATGGCTTATCACATAGGGCAAGAGCATTGATAGGTATAGCCTTATGTTGTAGGTGGGGTGGAAATATTCCAGATTTGGAAGAGAAGTACATGCGTAATTTAGAGGCCCTTGTGCTGCGCCATAGCTCTAAAGTGGAAGCCAAGAGGATAGTTTGGTGGACAAAATACATTGGTACAATAATGTATGTTATCTGTGGTGTACATCCTGGTGGAAATATCAGAGAAAATGTTTTCGATTTTGTTGTTTCAAATAGAAAAGAGGAAGCACTAAATATCAGCAGTTTAACCATCAAGAACGAACACGAGAACGgcaatgaaaatattactaAACACAAGCCTCGCGAAATTGAAGTTTATGTACGAATAAGCAAAGATGAACTGAAAACAAGTGCTAGTGTCCGTGCAAGAATTATTCAGCTACAGAAGAAAGTTAGGAAGCTGTCTAAGGGAAATTTTGAGAGAGTAAAAATTGGCGTCAAGTTTTACGAAGAGTACTGA